In the genome of Bacillus thuringiensis, the window AAAACAGACAAACCGTTAATGTCTGTTTTTAATTTACGGAAAAATGTTGACAAGTTATTGTATTGGTGTTATAATTTTAATTCGTGTCTCGGTTACAGCTAGTGTAAAGTAAATATCTCTTATGAATGCAATACAAAAAGTTTGCGAAAGATCGGGTAATTTTATCAACAACTTTTGTGAACAAACCCTATAAATTGTATTTGTAAGCTATATATGTATACTAGTGAATCAAGGAGCGGTCAGTGGAACCGTAATGATGAGAGAGAGGTAGGGCTTTCATCCAGTATATGTTACTTTCCCGTTAGGTGAATATAAAAAAGAGGGCTCCTTTAAAAGGAGTCCTCTTTCATTTTTTAAGTGCGACTTTCAATTTGTTGACAAATTTCATCCGTTGTTAAACCGTGAGCTGTAATGACTGATCCTTTAATTGAGGCATCTGCAATGCCCATCACATTAGAATCTTGCCCAGTTACAACGCAACAATCACACCCTTGTGCATCCTGTTCTGAGTTAAGTGTAACAACTTCATGACCTTGTTGCTGAAGAGCTTGTTGAACGTCTGTTAATGAGTTTTCAACGCCAATTCTAGCCATAATTCTCACCTCCTACCATCTAATTGCTAGTATGCTCAAGTTCACTGCATTTATGAAAAGACGGTAGGAAGTAAATCTTTGTTTAGTCGTTATATACGCCAGTAAGCATTTGACTAACGAATTGATCGTTTAATGTATCTTGGGCAGAAGAAGTATTTGAATGGATGTCGATTGAAGCAATAAAATGATTATGTTCTTGCGTATTTGGTTCTACCTCTACGTAATTATCGAATTTACAAAAACCTTTCGTATCCATTAGATCAAATAATTGCAGCATTTCTACTACCTCTTGTCTCGTTCCTTTAATTTGTACACACGCCATATTTATTTCCTCCTTCATTTTGACAAATTGTTTTTTAAAAATAGGATTATGATTACGAAATGAAAAATATGAATGTTATTTTTAGACAGCGCTATTTTTGTTATTTTCCCCCTTTTTCAGCAAAAGTCGTTATATATTCCCGGATTTATAAAATCGGACGTCCGTTTATTGAATACAATAGATTCGTATCAATTGATGAAAATCCTTCTTTTAAACAAATATTTTTTTAGGGGAAATTGGTGAAAAAAATTTTTTGATTTTTTGTAAACGTTAACAATGTTGTTAAATCAATATAAGTAAAGAAGTACGTACGATTAAAAATTATAAATTTTCTAAAAATTCACTTGATTTATTTAGAAAGGAGAGTAAACTAGGAAACAATAAAAAATTCATAGAACATAGGAGGCGCTTCTAGTGAATGAGCAATGGATTTTCTTAAATGGAGAATTTGTTCCAAAAGATGAAGCAAAAGTTTCAGTATATGATCATGGCTATTTATATGGCGATGGAGTATTTGAAGGAATTAGAGTTTATAGCGGTAATGTTTTCCGTTTGAGAGAGCATCTTGTCCGGTTGTATGAATCAGCAAAATCAATCCTTTTAGAAATTCCATATTCATTAGATGAAGTAACAAATATTGTTGTTGAGACGATTCGACAAAATAAATTATCTAATGGATACATTCGCCTTGTTGTATCAAGAGGAGCAGGAAATCTTGGATTGGATCCCGATTCATGTAAGAAGCCGAATGTAGTAGTAATTGCAGAACAATTATCTTTATTCCCGCAAGAATATTATGAGAAAGGAATTCCAGTTGTAACAGTTGCAACGCGCCGAAATCGTCCCGATGTTTTATCCCCTCAAGTAAAATCTTTAAATTACTTAAACAATATTTTAGTTCGTATTGAAGCGAAATTAGCTGGAGTACAAGAAGCACTTATGTTAAATGATCAAGGATATGTAGCTGAAGGATCAGGAGATAACGTGTTTATTGTTAAAGGAAATAAATTAATTACACCACCAAGTTCTGCTGGAGCGTTAGAAGGTATTACACGAAACGCCATTTTAGAAATCGGCGATAAACTTGGGTATGACGTAAGAGAAGAGCTATTTACAAGACATGATGTATATGTAGCTGATGAAGTGTTTTTAACAGGAACAGCTGCTGAAGTTATTGCTGTTACGACAGTAGATGGTAGAACGATTGGTTTAGGGCAAACAGGTCCACATACGAACCGTTTATTAGAAGAGTTTCGTAAGTTAGTTGTAGAAGATGGAGAGAAAATTTACGCAGAAAATAAAGTTGTATAACAATTCTTTTTAACATAAAAAAAGCGTTGATAGGGAGGAGTAGTTGATTGTGAAGCCTCACAGAGAGTCGGTGGTTGCTGAAAACCGATGGTTCACGTCGACGAACATCGCCCTTGAGTGCTAAGCTAAAGCATTTGTCTAGGCTTAGACGGTAGCTCCGTTATTAGCTAGATCCATTTATGGATCACTGAGGCAAGAGTATTCTTGCAAAGAAGGGTGGTACCGCGAAATCTTTCGTCCCTTCAGCACATAGCTGGAGTGTGGACGTAGGATTTTTTTATTGTATAAAAGTTTGAAAAAGGGGGCTTATAAGAACAATGTCTTCAAAAACGGAAGAGAAACTGGCAACTGGTGCACAGCTATTGTTAGAAGCGCTAGAAAAGGAAGGC includes:
- a CDS encoding YkuS family protein — its product is MARIGVENSLTDVQQALQQQGHEVVTLNSEQDAQGCDCCVVTGQDSNVMGIADASIKGSVITAHGLTTDEICQQIESRT
- a CDS encoding DUF3911 family protein — translated: MACVQIKGTRQEVVEMLQLFDLMDTKGFCKFDNYVEVEPNTQEHNHFIASIDIHSNTSSAQDTLNDQFVSQMLTGVYND
- the ilvE gene encoding branched-chain-amino-acid transaminase gives rise to the protein MNEQWIFLNGEFVPKDEAKVSVYDHGYLYGDGVFEGIRVYSGNVFRLREHLVRLYESAKSILLEIPYSLDEVTNIVVETIRQNKLSNGYIRLVVSRGAGNLGLDPDSCKKPNVVVIAEQLSLFPQEYYEKGIPVVTVATRRNRPDVLSPQVKSLNYLNNILVRIEAKLAGVQEALMLNDQGYVAEGSGDNVFIVKGNKLITPPSSAGALEGITRNAILEIGDKLGYDVREELFTRHDVYVADEVFLTGTAAEVIAVTTVDGRTIGLGQTGPHTNRLLEEFRKLVVEDGEKIYAENKVV